In Gemmatimonas sp., the following are encoded in one genomic region:
- a CDS encoding AraC family transcriptional regulator: protein MSSAVTLERYVGPALLVHGGGAVVIYEGSFAPELVIPCHVHAEHVVSLVLDGDGIEEVGSRVRPLSAQDLLLTPAYAPHGYRFSRGGRWFNMQLTSEWLARVADGAPTLLETAQIIHSRTAAAWAARVRTEVRARDAVSSLAIDGAMALMIADIARSRVDSARTRPRWLRGVEEALEASVASPPSMDELAALAGVHPTHLLRTFRRFHGATISNYVRERRIQRARIEVAKADRPLSAIALDAGFSDQSHFTRVFHQAFGETPGRYARSLRGR from the coding sequence ATGTCCTCCGCGGTGACGCTGGAACGCTACGTCGGGCCCGCTCTGCTTGTGCACGGGGGGGGGGCCGTCGTGATCTACGAGGGCAGCTTTGCGCCTGAGCTGGTGATTCCCTGCCACGTGCACGCCGAGCACGTCGTCAGCCTCGTGCTCGACGGGGACGGTATCGAGGAGGTCGGCAGCCGCGTGCGGCCCCTCTCCGCGCAGGACCTGTTGCTGACGCCCGCGTACGCACCACACGGCTACCGCTTCAGCCGCGGGGGCCGCTGGTTCAACATGCAGCTCACCAGCGAGTGGCTCGCGCGGGTGGCGGACGGCGCGCCGACCCTGCTGGAGACGGCGCAGATCATCCACAGCCGCACCGCTGCGGCGTGGGCCGCGCGCGTGCGCACCGAGGTGCGAGCGCGCGACGCGGTCTCGAGCCTCGCGATCGACGGCGCGATGGCGCTAATGATCGCCGACATTGCCCGCAGCCGGGTCGACTCCGCGCGCACTCGGCCGCGCTGGCTGCGGGGCGTGGAGGAGGCGCTCGAAGCGTCGGTTGCGTCGCCGCCGTCGATGGACGAGCTGGCGGCGCTCGCCGGCGTGCACCCGACGCACCTGCTGCGCACCTTTCGCCGCTTTCATGGGGCCACGATCTCGAACTACGTGCGCGAGCGCCGCATTCAGCGCGCGCGCATTGAGGTCGCGAAAGCGGACCGGCCGCTGTCGGCCATCGCGCTCGACGCGGGCTTCTCCGACCAGTCGCACTTCACCCGCGTGTTCCACCAGGCGTTCGGCGAGACGCCGGGACGGTACGCGCGCTCACTCCGCGGCCGCTGA